A single Xylanimonas cellulosilytica DSM 15894 DNA region contains:
- the recQ gene encoding DNA helicase RecQ, translating to MTIPTTTSPAATGPALDVLRRVFGYDAFRGEQAAVIDTVVGGGDALVLMPTGGGKSLCYQIPALVREGTGVVVSPLIALMQDQVDALAALGVRAAFLNSTLSFEARRDVERALVAGELDLLYLAPEALRNRTTLDLLDQARIALFAIDEAHCVSQWGHDFRPDYLELSMLHQRWPTVPRIALTATATAATRTEIATRLDLAGARHFVSSFDRPNITYRIVPKDRPDKQLLELLRTEHGHADGRGDAGIVYCLSRASVEKTAAMLVQNGIEALPYHAGLPAGVRAANQSRFLREDGVVMVATIAFGMGIDKPDVRFVAHLDLPKSVEGYYQETGRAGRDGLPSTAWLAYGLADVVQQRRLIETSEGDPAHRRNLAQHLNAMLALCETVECRRAQLLAYFGQEHPGACGACDTCVAPPEAWDGTVAAQKVLSTVLRLARERGQSFGVGQVIDILLGRDTEKVRRFRHQDLTVFGVGTDLAEPEWRAVVRQLLAQGLLTVEGVHGTLVLTEASGEVLAGRREVRMRHEPERPARTARARKTAVVEDLAEADTALFEALRTWRAGEAKAQGKPAYIVFGDATLRGIATARPGTPGELAAVSGVGETKLERYGEAVLAVVAAVSAQ from the coding sequence GTGACGATCCCGACGACGACCAGCCCCGCTGCGACCGGTCCCGCGCTCGACGTGCTGCGCCGCGTCTTCGGGTACGACGCCTTCCGCGGCGAGCAGGCAGCCGTCATCGACACGGTCGTCGGGGGTGGGGACGCGCTCGTGCTGATGCCCACCGGCGGCGGCAAGTCGCTGTGCTACCAGATCCCCGCGCTCGTGCGCGAGGGCACCGGCGTCGTCGTCTCCCCGCTCATCGCACTCATGCAGGACCAGGTCGACGCCCTCGCGGCGCTCGGTGTGCGGGCCGCGTTCCTCAACTCGACGCTGTCCTTCGAGGCGCGCCGCGACGTCGAGCGGGCGCTCGTCGCGGGCGAGCTGGACCTGCTCTACCTGGCTCCCGAGGCGCTGCGGAACCGCACCACCCTCGACCTGCTCGACCAGGCCCGGATCGCGTTGTTCGCGATCGACGAGGCGCACTGCGTGTCCCAGTGGGGGCACGACTTCCGGCCCGACTACCTCGAGCTGTCCATGCTGCACCAGCGGTGGCCCACGGTGCCGCGCATCGCGCTGACGGCGACGGCGACGGCCGCGACCCGCACCGAGATCGCCACCCGGCTGGACCTGGCGGGCGCACGCCACTTCGTCTCCAGCTTCGACCGGCCCAACATCACCTACCGGATCGTGCCCAAGGACCGCCCCGACAAGCAGCTCCTGGAGCTGCTGCGCACCGAGCACGGCCACGCCGACGGGCGCGGTGACGCCGGCATCGTCTACTGCCTGTCGCGGGCATCGGTGGAGAAGACGGCGGCGATGCTCGTCCAGAACGGCATCGAGGCGCTGCCGTACCACGCGGGGCTGCCCGCCGGGGTGCGGGCCGCGAACCAGTCCCGGTTCCTGCGCGAGGACGGCGTGGTCATGGTCGCGACCATCGCGTTCGGGATGGGCATCGACAAGCCCGACGTCCGGTTCGTCGCGCACCTCGACCTGCCCAAGTCGGTGGAGGGGTACTACCAGGAGACGGGCCGCGCCGGCCGTGACGGCCTGCCGTCGACGGCGTGGCTCGCGTACGGGCTCGCCGACGTCGTCCAGCAGCGACGGCTGATCGAGACGTCCGAGGGGGACCCGGCGCACCGGCGCAACCTCGCCCAGCACCTGAACGCGATGCTCGCCCTGTGCGAGACCGTCGAGTGCCGGCGGGCCCAGCTCCTCGCGTACTTCGGGCAGGAACACCCGGGGGCGTGCGGGGCGTGCGACACCTGCGTCGCGCCCCCCGAGGCGTGGGACGGGACCGTGGCCGCGCAGAAGGTGCTCTCGACGGTGCTGCGGCTCGCACGCGAGCGAGGGCAGAGCTTCGGCGTCGGGCAGGTGATCGACATCCTGCTCGGCCGGGACACCGAGAAGGTGCGCCGCTTCCGGCACCAGGACCTGACGGTGTTCGGCGTCGGCACCGACCTGGCCGAGCCCGAGTGGCGGGCCGTGGTGCGCCAGCTCCTCGCCCAGGGGCTGCTCACGGTCGAGGGGGTGCACGGCACGCTCGTGCTCACCGAGGCGTCCGGCGAGGTGCTGGCCGGGCGTCGTGAGGTGCGGATGCGCCACGAGCCCGAACGGCCCGCCCGGACGGCGCGGGCCCGCAAGACTGCTGTGGTGGAGGACCTGGCCGAGGCCGACACGGCCCTGTTCGAGGCGTTGCGCACCTGGCGCGCGGGGGAGGCCAAGGCGCAGGGCAAGCCCGCGTACATCGTCTTCGGCGACGCGACCCTGCGGGGCATCGCGACCGCCCGGCCCGGGACACCGGGCGAGCTGGCGGCCGTCTCCGGGGTCGGCGAGACCAAGCTGGAGCGGTACGGCGAGGCGGTGCTCGCGGTGGTCGCGGCGGTTTCCGCGCAGTAG
- a CDS encoding Nif3-like dinuclear metal center hexameric protein: protein MTHASLADVVAVLDGLYPPGTAEGWDSVGLIAGDPSAPVRRVLLAVDPVADVVDEALEWGADLVVTHHPLFLKGVHSVAATTFKGAVVHRLLTAGVALYNAHTNADAAPRGVADALADAVGIVDRQPLVARTDDAETGIGRVGRLAEPTTLGAFAQRVADALPATAQGIRVAGDVDAQVTTVAVVGGSGDSLFDAVRAARADVYVTSDLRHHPASELRERALFEDGTPYLVDTAHFASEWPWLRYAATDLAAGVGALLSSRGGTGTVTCKVSTRVTDPWTAVAHPRKDQQ from the coding sequence ATGACCCACGCCTCCCTCGCCGACGTCGTCGCGGTCCTCGACGGCCTCTACCCGCCGGGCACCGCCGAGGGGTGGGACTCCGTCGGGCTCATCGCCGGGGATCCGAGCGCGCCGGTGCGCCGGGTGCTGCTCGCCGTCGACCCGGTGGCCGACGTCGTCGACGAGGCCCTGGAGTGGGGCGCCGACCTGGTGGTCACGCACCACCCGCTGTTCCTCAAGGGGGTGCACTCGGTGGCCGCGACGACGTTCAAGGGCGCGGTGGTGCACCGCCTGCTGACCGCGGGCGTCGCGCTCTACAACGCGCACACCAACGCCGACGCCGCTCCGCGCGGCGTGGCGGACGCGCTGGCCGACGCCGTCGGCATCGTGGACCGGCAGCCGCTGGTGGCGCGGACCGACGACGCCGAGACGGGCATCGGGCGCGTGGGCCGCCTTGCCGAGCCGACGACGTTGGGCGCGTTCGCGCAGCGGGTCGCGGACGCGCTGCCCGCGACGGCCCAGGGCATCCGGGTCGCGGGTGACGTGGACGCGCAGGTCACGACCGTCGCCGTCGTCGGCGGCTCCGGCGACTCGCTGTTCGACGCGGTCCGTGCGGCACGCGCGGACGTGTACGTGACCAGCGACCTGCGCCACCACCCGGCCTCGGAGCTGCGCGAGCGTGCGCTGTTCGAGGACGGCACCCCCTACCTCGTGGACACGGCCCACTTCGCCTCGGAGTGGCCGTGGCTGCGCTACGCGGCGACGGACCTGGCGGCGGGGGTGGGCGCGCTGCTGAGCAGCCGCGGTGGGACAGGTACGGTGACCTGCAAGGTCTCCACGCGTGTCACCGACCCGTGGACCGCCGTCGCCCACCCCAGGAAGGACCAGCAGTGA
- a CDS encoding bifunctional RNase H/acid phosphatase, with translation MVAGVGRELVVEADGGSRGNPGPAGYGALVRDVATGSVLAERAGYLGVATNNVAEYTGLLEGLRAAAGIDPAARVHVRLDSRLVVEQMSGRWQIKHDALRAIAAQARAVLPAAQVTYEWIPRASNAAADALANEAMDSREPRIARDFPGSDATLPADTTVHAVAEPGETMGAPQDLEPLTAAAAPAHREPRWLPAGAFSSLDPAEALTLVLVRHGVTPLTLVGSLSGGEVPGPPLTAQGRVQAARAADAVYRMHETWHDLPRPSHVVSSPMVRTRELAGAIGRRLGLTVEVDDRLREMEFGQWESLTPAQVEERWPGDFARWFSEGTFAPPGGESYVQVGERVAAVVDDLRAAGTGRTVVVAGHAAMIRTFVGRALAMPPSSWASLRIPPCSLTILRYFPTTTEVVTVGYPT, from the coding sequence ATGGTGGCGGGAGTCGGGCGCGAGCTCGTCGTCGAGGCCGACGGCGGCTCGCGCGGCAACCCCGGCCCGGCGGGCTACGGGGCGCTCGTGCGCGACGTCGCCACCGGGTCGGTGCTGGCCGAGCGCGCCGGGTACCTGGGCGTGGCCACCAACAACGTGGCCGAGTACACGGGCCTGCTCGAAGGGTTGCGCGCCGCGGCCGGCATCGACCCTGCTGCCCGGGTGCACGTGCGCCTGGACTCGCGGCTCGTCGTCGAGCAGATGAGCGGCAGGTGGCAGATCAAGCACGACGCGCTGCGCGCCATCGCCGCGCAGGCCCGCGCGGTGCTCCCGGCCGCGCAGGTGACCTACGAGTGGATCCCGCGGGCGAGCAACGCCGCCGCGGACGCGCTGGCGAACGAGGCGATGGACTCGCGCGAACCGCGCATCGCGCGCGACTTCCCGGGCTCGGACGCGACCCTGCCCGCCGACACCACCGTGCACGCGGTCGCCGAGCCCGGCGAGACGATGGGCGCGCCCCAGGATCTCGAACCGCTCACGGCGGCCGCCGCGCCCGCACACCGCGAGCCGAGGTGGCTCCCGGCGGGTGCGTTCTCGTCCCTCGACCCTGCCGAGGCGCTGACCCTCGTCCTGGTCCGGCACGGCGTGACCCCGCTGACGCTCGTCGGGAGCCTGTCCGGTGGCGAGGTGCCCGGCCCGCCGCTGACAGCTCAGGGCCGTGTCCAGGCCGCGCGAGCGGCCGACGCGGTCTATCGCATGCACGAGACCTGGCACGACCTGCCCCGGCCCAGCCACGTCGTCTCCTCGCCGATGGTGCGCACGCGTGAGCTCGCCGGCGCCATCGGCCGCCGCCTGGGCCTGACGGTGGAGGTCGACGACCGGCTGCGTGAGATGGAGTTCGGGCAGTGGGAGTCGCTCACGCCCGCGCAGGTCGAGGAGCGCTGGCCGGGCGACTTCGCGCGCTGGTTCAGCGAGGGCACGTTCGCCCCGCCGGGCGGCGAGTCGTACGTCCAGGTGGGTGAGCGGGTCGCCGCCGTGGTCGACGACCTGCGCGCGGCCGGCACCGGCCGCACCGTCGTGGTCGCCGGGCACGCCGCGATGATCCGCACGTTCGTGGGCCGGGCGCTGGCGATGCCCCCGTCGTCGTGGGCGAGCCTGCGCATCCCGCCGTGCTCGCTGACGATCCTGCGCTACTTCCCGACGACGACGGAGGTCGTCACGGTCGGCTACCCGACCTGA
- a CDS encoding aminoacyl-tRNA deacylase: MQEQPGHEPSDDDDATPRTRARAALAASGVAHTITEHGPVGSLAEAAAARGLAPEQVLKTIVVRRGEGDFLFVLVPGDRQISWPRLRRLLGVSRLSLPDKEVAREVTGYERGTITPFGSLRAWPVIADERVVGAGPVSVGAGAPGVAATLDADALIHALAAQVADVTDPAPRQT; the protein is encoded by the coding sequence ATGCAGGAACAGCCCGGGCACGAGCCGTCCGACGACGACGACGCCACCCCTCGCACCCGCGCCCGTGCGGCGCTCGCGGCGTCGGGCGTGGCGCACACGATCACGGAGCACGGACCCGTCGGCTCCCTGGCCGAGGCGGCGGCCGCGCGCGGGCTCGCCCCGGAGCAGGTGCTCAAGACGATCGTCGTGCGGCGCGGCGAGGGCGACTTCCTCTTCGTGCTGGTGCCTGGCGACCGGCAGATCTCCTGGCCGCGGCTGCGCCGCCTGCTCGGCGTCTCGCGGCTCTCGCTGCCCGACAAGGAAGTGGCCCGTGAGGTCACGGGCTACGAGCGCGGCACCATCACGCCCTTCGGGTCGCTGCGCGCGTGGCCCGTGATCGCCGACGAGCGCGTCGTGGGCGCCGGACCGGTGTCGGTCGGGGCCGGCGCGCCCGGCGTCGCCGCGACCCTCGACGCCGACGCGCTGATCCACGCCCTCGCCGCCCAGGTGGCCGACGTGACGGACCCGGCGCCCCGCCAAACCTGA
- a CDS encoding DUF5302 domain-containing protein, with product MASTDKPVAKEAAASTAPSEESKAKFREALERTKAAHHRHNDGQRNTGAVHGSETAGPAQKMFRRKSGG from the coding sequence ATGGCTTCCACCGACAAGCCGGTGGCCAAGGAGGCGGCGGCGTCGACCGCGCCGAGCGAGGAGAGCAAGGCGAAGTTCCGCGAGGCGCTGGAGCGGACCAAGGCCGCCCACCATCGTCACAACGACGGCCAGCGCAACACGGGCGCCGTCCACGGCTCGGAGACCGCCGGCCCGGCCCAGAAGATGTTCCGCCGCAAGAGCGGCGGCTGA
- a CDS encoding zinc ribbon domain-containing protein, with the protein MTSAAPEDQLRLLSLQALDTRIQQLVHAKKTHPSLARIAELDKQIDDLHGSLVDSRTAVSDLRRELAKAEADVAQVRARQAKDQDRLDSGALGAKDALAVTEELTSLVRRQAALEEVELEIMERLEAHQDALDKVEAAHQQLVDARTAAEGERDAAFEEINGQGRTLTAERKAAAEGIDAGLVAVYDRLRTRLGGTGAAALRGGRCEGCGLELNPGDLAVARSAAADHVVRCEECGRILVRVTDA; encoded by the coding sequence GTGACCTCTGCAGCCCCCGAGGACCAGCTCCGCCTGCTCTCCCTCCAAGCGCTCGACACGCGCATCCAGCAGCTCGTGCACGCCAAGAAGACCCACCCGTCCCTGGCCCGCATCGCCGAGCTCGACAAGCAGATCGACGACCTGCACGGGTCGCTGGTCGACTCGCGCACCGCGGTCAGCGACCTGCGGCGCGAGCTCGCCAAGGCCGAGGCCGACGTCGCCCAGGTGCGCGCCCGGCAGGCCAAGGACCAGGACCGGCTCGACTCGGGGGCGCTCGGCGCGAAGGACGCCCTCGCGGTCACCGAGGAGCTCACCTCCCTGGTGCGGCGTCAGGCCGCGCTCGAGGAGGTGGAGCTCGAGATCATGGAGCGGCTCGAGGCGCACCAGGACGCGCTCGACAAGGTCGAGGCGGCCCACCAGCAGCTCGTCGACGCCCGGACGGCGGCCGAGGGTGAGCGGGACGCGGCGTTCGAGGAGATCAACGGGCAGGGCCGCACGCTGACGGCCGAGCGGAAGGCCGCCGCCGAGGGCATCGACGCGGGCCTGGTCGCGGTCTACGACCGGCTGCGCACGCGCCTCGGCGGCACCGGCGCGGCGGCCCTGCGCGGCGGGCGCTGCGAGGGCTGCGGGCTGGAGCTCAACCCCGGCGACCTGGCCGTGGCGCGCTCCGCGGCCGCGGACCACGTGGTGCGCTGTGAGGAGTGCGGCCGCATCCTCGTGCGGGTCACCGACGCCTGA
- a CDS encoding bifunctional 3'-5' exonuclease/DNA polymerase, with protein sequence MFQVVGEAERAGGLSAVVRDGDPETRWAWDDTNRWYPGLLDDGVRVERAHDLRLAHAILRRSPLTAHTPFARAPAGPWDRLEPAPAGPPPPVPGLAPKAEGLFDLDDASPGPYDGLDPAAELRAQEAAVADARDPGRLRFLLAAESAGALVAAELHHTGLPWRADVHDAILTQRLGPRPPFGQRPARLEALAVRIRELLDAPPTLNPDSHPSLLKALQYAGIGVRSLSQWELMEVQHPVVEPLMEYKKLSRLLTANGWNWLDTWVRDGRFRSEYVVGGVVTGRWSSVGGGALQLPKEVRRAVVADPGWTLVVADVAQLEPRVLAAMSRDDAMAAAGRGGDMYAGIVASGAVATRDLAKVGMLGAMYGGTTGASAQVLPSLARTFPRAIALVEDAARAGERGEVVSTWLGRGSPRPGADWERAQAGAYDADDGARARSYTRSFGRFTRNFVVQGTAAEWALAWLASARRRLWALGEHGTGDGVFANRPHLAFFLHDEVVVHTPAAMADDVARELREAAAEAGRLLFGDYPVEFPLTVATVDSYADAK encoded by the coding sequence GTGTTCCAGGTCGTCGGCGAGGCAGAGCGTGCGGGTGGGCTGTCCGCCGTCGTGCGGGACGGCGACCCCGAGACGCGGTGGGCGTGGGACGACACCAACCGGTGGTACCCCGGGCTGCTCGACGACGGCGTCCGCGTCGAGCGGGCCCACGACCTGCGGCTGGCGCACGCGATCCTGCGGCGCTCCCCGCTGACGGCGCACACCCCGTTCGCCCGCGCGCCCGCCGGACCCTGGGACCGGCTCGAACCCGCACCCGCCGGGCCGCCCCCACCCGTCCCGGGACTGGCGCCGAAGGCCGAAGGGCTCTTCGACCTGGACGATGCCTCGCCCGGCCCCTACGACGGGCTCGACCCCGCCGCCGAGCTCCGGGCGCAGGAGGCCGCCGTCGCGGACGCACGCGACCCCGGCCGCCTGCGGTTCCTGCTCGCCGCCGAGTCGGCCGGCGCCCTGGTCGCCGCCGAGCTGCACCACACGGGCCTGCCCTGGCGCGCCGACGTGCACGACGCGATCCTCACGCAGCGCCTGGGTCCCCGCCCGCCGTTCGGGCAGCGCCCCGCCCGGCTGGAGGCGCTCGCGGTCCGCATCCGCGAGCTGCTCGACGCCCCGCCCACCCTCAACCCCGACTCCCACCCGAGCCTGCTCAAAGCGCTGCAGTACGCCGGTATCGGGGTCCGGAGCCTGTCCCAGTGGGAGCTGATGGAGGTCCAGCACCCCGTCGTCGAACCCTTGATGGAGTACAAGAAGCTCAGCCGGCTGCTCACGGCGAACGGCTGGAACTGGCTGGACACCTGGGTGCGCGACGGCCGGTTCCGCTCCGAGTACGTGGTGGGCGGCGTCGTCACCGGCCGCTGGTCGAGCGTGGGCGGGGGAGCGCTCCAGCTGCCCAAGGAGGTGCGCCGCGCCGTCGTCGCCGACCCCGGCTGGACGCTCGTGGTCGCCGACGTCGCCCAGCTCGAGCCGCGCGTGCTCGCCGCGATGAGCCGCGACGACGCGATGGCCGCCGCAGGACGCGGCGGCGACATGTACGCGGGCATCGTCGCCTCGGGCGCCGTCGCCACCCGCGACCTGGCCAAGGTGGGCATGCTCGGCGCGATGTACGGCGGCACCACCGGGGCGAGCGCCCAGGTGCTGCCCAGCCTCGCGCGCACGTTCCCCCGCGCGATCGCGCTCGTCGAGGACGCCGCCCGCGCCGGTGAACGCGGCGAGGTCGTCTCGACGTGGCTGGGCCGCGGCTCGCCCCGCCCCGGCGCCGACTGGGAGCGGGCGCAGGCAGGCGCCTACGACGCCGACGACGGCGCCCGCGCCCGCTCGTACACGCGGTCGTTCGGGCGGTTCACCCGCAACTTCGTGGTGCAGGGCACGGCGGCCGAGTGGGCGCTGGCGTGGCTGGCGTCCGCCCGACGACGGCTGTGGGCGCTGGGCGAGCACGGCACCGGTGACGGCGTCTTCGCGAACCGGCCCCATCTCGCGTTCTTCCTGCACGATGAGGTGGTCGTGCACACGCCGGCGGCGATGGCCGACGACGTCGCCCGCGAGCTGCGCGAGGCGGCCGCGGAGGCGGGCCGCCTCCTGTTCGGCGACTACCCGGTCGAGTTCCCCCTGACGGTCGCGACGGTCGACTCCTACGCGGACGCGAAGTAG
- a CDS encoding SulP family inorganic anion transporter: MSLRELMPSRADYDLRPRTLGADLVAGVTVGVVALPLALAFGVSSGVGAAAGLVTAVVAGIVAAVFGGSGVQVSGPTGAMAVVLAPIVAQHGIGSVALVSVIAGAVVLAAGALRLGRIITYIPWPVVEGFTLGIACIIFLQQVPAAVGVAAAPGGNTAVAAVQAVAAATPSAAAWTLGAVAVVAATMLVLGRFAKAVPASLVAVAAVTLLAELFDAPVARIGALPDTLPLPVLPTASAGALRDIAGAALAVAALAAIESLLSARVAAGMTTTGSVYHPDRELVGQGLASVASGLFGGMPATGAIARTAVNVRSGARTRLAAVVHALVILGVIYLATGPVSRIPLAALAGVLMVTATRMVPTRTVLQVVRASRSTAVTFAVTAVITVAFDLIEAVQIGVLVAAFFALRAVARAATVHREPLPGPARPGDEHVALFRLEGAMFFGAADRVLTEVSHDSLRDGIRVVVLRLSGLRMVDATGAKALADLLAALERGGVTVLVKGVQPGHLGMLRNVGVLDELADERHLFDTLEDAVAHARALVASDPGNPAPPLVPAG; this comes from the coding sequence ATGAGCCTGCGCGAGCTGATGCCTTCCCGCGCCGACTACGACCTGCGGCCGCGCACGCTCGGCGCCGACCTCGTCGCCGGGGTGACCGTCGGCGTCGTCGCGCTGCCCCTTGCCCTCGCGTTCGGGGTCTCCTCCGGGGTGGGTGCCGCGGCCGGGCTGGTCACGGCCGTCGTCGCGGGCATCGTCGCGGCCGTGTTCGGCGGGTCGGGGGTGCAGGTGTCCGGGCCCACGGGGGCGATGGCCGTGGTGCTCGCCCCGATCGTCGCCCAGCACGGCATCGGGTCCGTCGCCCTCGTCTCGGTGATCGCCGGGGCCGTCGTCCTCGCCGCGGGTGCCCTGCGCCTGGGCCGCATCATCACGTACATCCCCTGGCCCGTGGTCGAGGGGTTCACCCTCGGCATCGCCTGCATCATCTTCCTGCAGCAGGTACCGGCCGCCGTCGGCGTCGCCGCCGCCCCCGGCGGGAACACCGCCGTCGCGGCCGTGCAGGCGGTCGCGGCCGCCACCCCCTCCGCGGCCGCCTGGACGCTCGGAGCCGTCGCCGTCGTCGCCGCGACCATGCTCGTGCTCGGCCGGTTCGCGAAGGCCGTGCCCGCCTCGCTCGTCGCCGTCGCCGCGGTCACCCTCCTCGCCGAGCTGTTCGACGCCCCGGTCGCACGCATCGGCGCCCTCCCCGACACGCTGCCGCTGCCCGTGCTGCCCACCGCGAGCGCCGGCGCCCTGCGCGACATCGCCGGGGCGGCGCTCGCCGTCGCCGCGCTCGCGGCGATCGAGTCGCTGCTCTCGGCCCGCGTCGCCGCCGGGATGACGACGACGGGAAGCGTCTACCACCCCGACCGTGAGCTCGTGGGCCAGGGCCTCGCGTCCGTCGCCAGCGGGCTCTTCGGCGGCATGCCCGCAACAGGGGCGATCGCCCGCACCGCCGTGAACGTGCGCTCGGGTGCCCGGACGCGGCTGGCCGCCGTCGTGCACGCCCTGGTGATCCTCGGCGTGATCTACCTGGCCACCGGGCCGGTCTCCCGCATCCCGCTCGCGGCGCTCGCCGGGGTGCTCATGGTGACGGCGACCCGCATGGTCCCCACCCGCACGGTGCTGCAGGTGGTGCGTGCGAGCCGCTCGACGGCGGTGACGTTCGCGGTGACGGCCGTGATCACGGTGGCGTTCGACCTCATCGAGGCCGTGCAGATCGGCGTGCTGGTGGCCGCGTTCTTCGCGCTGCGCGCCGTCGCGCGGGCCGCCACCGTGCACCGGGAGCCGCTGCCCGGACCGGCCCGGCCTGGTGACGAGCACGTGGCGCTGTTCCGACTCGAGGGTGCGATGTTCTTCGGCGCCGCCGACCGCGTGCTCACCGAGGTGTCGCACGACTCGTTGCGGGACGGCATCCGCGTCGTCGTGCTGCGCCTCTCGGGGCTGCGCATGGTGGACGCGACCGGGGCGAAGGCGCTGGCCGACCTGCTCGCCGCGCTGGAGCGCGGCGGCGTGACCGTGCTGGTCAAGGGGGTGCAGCCGGGGCATCTGGGCATGCTGCGCAACGTCGGCGTGCTCGACGAGCTGGCGGACGAGCGGCACCTGTTCGACACGCTGGAGGACGCCGTCGCGCACGCGCGGGCGCTCGTGGCAAGCGACCCCGGCAACCCCGCGCCGCCGCTGGTCCCTGCAGGATGA
- a CDS encoding SDR family oxidoreductase: MPTRAPRSLRVVVAGGHGQIALLLTRTLTDRGHDVVGIVRNPDHVADVEAVGGSAVVQDLEASDVVAVAEVLTGADAVVFAAGAGPGSTAERKYTVDRDASILLAAAAEQAGVKRFVQVSTSRAGSPAATGSTPVWVAYIDAKTQAEDALKATNLDWTILRAGALTNGPGTGRVTLAGRHVPRGTVPRADVATVLAELVVSGAAVRRTLELTTGHVPIATAVAATAQ, encoded by the coding sequence GTGCCCACACGTGCCCCACGCAGCCTGCGCGTCGTCGTCGCCGGCGGCCACGGCCAGATCGCGCTGCTGCTCACCCGCACCCTGACCGACCGGGGGCACGACGTCGTCGGCATCGTCCGCAACCCTGACCACGTCGCCGACGTCGAGGCCGTGGGCGGCTCCGCCGTCGTCCAGGACCTGGAGGCGTCCGACGTCGTCGCGGTGGCCGAGGTGCTGACCGGAGCGGACGCCGTCGTCTTCGCGGCCGGCGCGGGGCCGGGCAGCACCGCGGAGCGCAAGTACACCGTCGACCGTGACGCGTCGATCCTGCTCGCCGCGGCCGCCGAACAGGCGGGGGTCAAGCGGTTCGTGCAGGTCTCGACCAGCCGGGCTGGCTCCCCCGCGGCGACGGGGTCCACGCCGGTGTGGGTCGCGTACATCGACGCGAAGACGCAGGCCGAGGACGCGCTCAAGGCGACGAACCTGGACTGGACGATCCTGCGCGCGGGCGCGCTGACGAACGGCCCGGGCACCGGACGGGTCACCCTCGCGGGGCGCCACGTGCCGCGCGGCACCGTCCCGCGAGCCGACGTCGCGACCGTGCTCGCGGAGCTCGTCGTCTCCGGCGCCGCGGTGCGCCGCACCCTGGAGCTGACGACGGGCCACGTCCCGATCGCGACCGCGGTGGCGGCGACGGCCCAGTAG